Genomic window (Culex pipiens pallens isolate TS chromosome 3, TS_CPP_V2, whole genome shotgun sequence):
GTTGGACGTTAAAGTTTAAGTTTTGgcccatttaaattgttttgcttgatttttttttcattttcacaaGCTTATCTAATAAAATATACAAAAGCATTTAATTGTATATTTTATTAGATACATTTGTAGAAATTTGTAAGACattcaaaaagaacaattcataatcaagtttgaacggAGGCAAACCGAAGATCTACCCATATTATCCttttataattaaaatgatAGTTAAATGAAAAAGTCTTATTAGGAAAGCCTTGTCCAGAGCAAAAAAGcacgtaaattaaaaaaatgttacaaaaatccaaacggtaaagaaaaaaaacatacatttgGTAACCTTAGTCATACCGTATAGCTCAAAAATTGGCACTTTATGTCcactaaatttatcaaaaaaatataaaattcgagatttgcaatcgaaagtttgtcaaaatggattttttggtAAGGAaaaggtaatttaaaaaaaatgaacaaagtttcatccttatcaaaaaatattaaatttaaaaacattgtggAGAATTGATCAAATGTTTACGTTTATTATTTGTATGTGTCTCAGttaatgataaatattttcatttactTCCGGGATATAGTCCATGAACCTTTTGCTTATTAGACAGATGCCGCAACCACTAAGTCTAGGAGCCTGTtgagatttaaatttgattttgaatatgttaaaaaatctgtacttGCAAAACGCatgtaaaacaatatttttttctttataacataagtttgaaaatttgctaGGGTTTGATCAAATGCCacatttatataaatttatcttaaaatcacaaaaatgcaTATCTATACCAAACGTCTTTAAACTGCtgataattttataatatttctattctaatattttttggcctatcagcactttacTCTTGAAttccagctttaaaaaaatgtgttttgactGGATCAAAGTAATAATAAACTTAAATCTTTGTTAGCAAGCAATtacttttgttgaattttatcaATAAATGTTTTGATATCGTTGAAATGCAAAGTGAAAAGTGTGAGTATTTATCAGTGTATTTCATCTTATTGAGTACATGTTTTATTCACTTGTAAGCCAGTACAgcacaaaaacaatgtttaaaataaaaattggctAATAGTCTTGTTTAGAATAATCCAGAGCAAAATTTGAAATGAGCTGGTAAGCATTTTGACtgctggaactattttgcaaatttcattgTTCCACTATTTTAAACTTCCCCTACTGCGCCATCAAACCATCAACTGTTTCAATGGAATTTCGAATTTCGCTGCAGAACTGCAACCAAATAAAAACTACTCCCGACTTCAGGGTACaaatcgattttatttttgtacaaaCACAATTGCTGCACACTCAGGGTTTCCAAAATAACAAAAGTTGGTGGAAACTCGACGCTCGTCCTGCCGCGGGGCCCGACAAGCTTCTGGGTGTTGTTCTGGGTGGCTAGCAAATACATAAAAACTTTGCCTCTCTCCGATCTTGGACCATTCCTAGTCACTGAGTCTGTTGTTCTACACTATCTACTACTCTACGTTCAGTGTTGTGGTTGTGTGTGTGCTGATACTACCTGATACTGGTGTGAACAATCTTAGAGTAAACTTTTTGGTGGAAACTTTTTAGGCTAACATTAACACGACAGTAGAGTAGAGTTTTGTTTTTCTCTCTGGTTGTAGAAGGtataattaaacattaaacgaATATTAAGCTAGCAGAGTTGGTGGGGGTTCTAGACGCTTAATCGTCTCCACCGGTCATGACCTCCATGAATTCTGCAAATTGTAAAGAAAGTGAGGTTAGAGTTTTGAACAAGCCGTAGCAAATGAGGTTGGCAACTCACCATCGAAGTCAACGGTTCCGGAACCGTCAGAATCGATTTCCTCGATCATCATGTCCAGATCCTCGGCGGTGATGTTATCGTCCAGCTCGCGCAGGATTTCGCGCAGCACGGCGGTGGTGATGTAACCGTTGCCCTCCTTGTCGTACAGACGGAACGCCTCCTTCAGCTCCTGCTGCATCGCTTCGGCGTCCTCCTCAACGAGGAACCGGGCGGCCAGCGTGACGAACTCCTCGAACTCCAGCTCACCGGAGCCGTCGGCGTCAACCTCGTCGATGATCTCCTTGAGCAGCTGGTCGTCCAGCTGGTGGCCCAGCATGCTCAGGATGGTGCCGACCATCTGGGTGCCGATGCATCCCTTCTTCTCCTGATCGAACGCGTTGAAGGCGTTGCGGAGCACTGTTTGtgggggagaaaaaaaaagagagggTTGTTAGCAGGGTTGTCTTAGCTGATCGTCTAGCTACTCTTTGAACTACTTTAAGCGTCTTATTTAACCGTCTCAACGTATTTGATCGTCTCTAGATGCTAACCGTCTTAAGATTCTGATGAGTTTACTGTCTACAACATTTGACCGTCTCAAGCTGATAGTCGTCTCAGTCTGTCAAACGTCTTTAAAAATGACCGTCTCAAGCTAtcgagctttaaaaaaaaagttgaccgtCTCAAAATCAAAACTATCTCAAACAGTTGATCGTCTCAATATGATGAACGTCTCAAGCTGATGACCTTCTCATTATGTCAATAGTCTTCAGTAGCGACCGTCTCAAGCAGTCGATTAACTTTTGAAGAGGTCTGTCTCAAATAGTTGAACGTCTCATGTTTCTGACCATCTAAATCTGTGAGACGCTTTAAAAAAGTGATCGTCTCAAGCTGTTGATCGACTTTATAAGGTGACCGTCACTAGCACAATACCATCTCGAGTTAGAAAGTCTTCAAAAGGTCTGAATTGTACCATCTCAAGCTGTCGACTGTTTTAGGCTGTTGACCGTCTCAGTCTGATGACAACCTCAATCTTTCAACCATCTTTAGCAAGGATTGTCCCAAACTGGCGATCAACTTAGAAGGGTTCTATCTCAA
Coding sequences:
- the LOC120412591 gene encoding troponin C, isoallergen Bla g 6.0101 isoform X2, producing the protein MTTIDDLDKQQLELLRNAFNAFDQEKKGCIGTQMVGTILSMLGHQLDDQLLKEIIDEVDADGSGELEFEEFVTLAARFLVEEDAEAMQQELKEAFRLYDKEGNGYITTAVLREILRELDDNITAEDLDMMIEEIDSDGSGTVDFDEFMEVMTGGDD
- the LOC120412591 gene encoding troponin C, isoallergen Bla g 6.0101 isoform X3, with product MDDLDKQQLELLRNAFNAFDQEKKGCIGTQMVGTILSMLGHQLDDQLLKEIIDEVDADGSGELEFEEFVTLAARFLVEEDAEAMQQELKEAFRLYDKEGNGYITTAVLREILRELDDNITAEDLDMMIEEIDSDGSGTVDFDEFMEVMTGGDD
- the LOC120412591 gene encoding troponin C, isoallergen Bla g 6.0101 isoform X1; this translates as MEVLTRVLVAFLLLIDTSGLVAGRAPDDLDKQQLELLRNAFNAFDQEKKGCIGTQMVGTILSMLGHQLDDQLLKEIIDEVDADGSGELEFEEFVTLAARFLVEEDAEAMQQELKEAFRLYDKEGNGYITTAVLREILRELDDNITAEDLDMMIEEIDSDGSGTVDFDEFMEVMTGGDD